Proteins found in one Oryza glaberrima chromosome 4, OglaRS2, whole genome shotgun sequence genomic segment:
- the LOC127769372 gene encoding uncharacterized protein LOC127769372: MDITCAPPPRSSMLLGPSKPSRPAPPSALRVPGAARVKNKRPSAVQITAEQILREARDQRGAELRPPKRKVVDSEELSEHRLRKRKEFEDMVRRAASPSVWLRYARWEESQRDMARARSVFERALDAAAHRDHTLWLSYAEFEMRNRSVKHARNVWDRAVAVLPLVDQLWYKYIHMEELLGAVANARQVFERWTHWARGTAQRATAVAWKSFAKFELRHGEVARARDIYERLVREQPRASDFLQYAKFEAQHGEFCKARQVYEQAVDVFDPEDKDAELLLLSFANFEQAHKEVDRARAIYRFGFDRLPMGNTKELYSNYLTFEKMFGDQNSIEDTLMMKKRLLYEDEVTNNPLDYDGWFDYIRLEESLGNKDKIREVYERAVSNIPPAEEKRYWKRYVYIWIMWALFEEIDADELEKARSVYSKCLKLIPHRKFTFAKVWVMAANFEIRQKNLKSARQIMGNAIGIAPKGKIFKKYIEFEMKLGNIDRCRILYEKYIAWDPANCYAWLKYTEMEKNLRETDRVRSIFGLAVAQPRLDTPELLWKEYLNFEKNENELRRTRELYERLLDKTKHLKVWISYADFEASAGSSNGCEKSRNEQVQRSRAVFQRAFDYFQNSASELQEEVSILLKEWLDKEVSFGDVGDVNLVQSKTLSKVMRKRPMPPKEHSSARFDKLTDGLVADEVGMAPNIIKAAYEWKRRKSGGFDTSV; encoded by the exons ATGGATATCACGtgtgctccgcctccgcggagTTCGATGCTTCTAGGCCCTTCCAAACCCtcccgcccggcgccgccgtccgctcTCAGGGTCCCCGGCGCCGCTCGGGTGAAGAACAAGCGTCCCTCCGCGGTGCAGATCACCGCCGAGCAGATCCTGCGGGAGGCCCGGGATCAGCGGGGGGCGGAGCTCCGGCCGCCGAAGCGGAAGGTCGTCGACTCCGAGGAGCTTTCGGAGCACCGGCTACGCAAGCGCAAGGAGTTCGAGGACATGgtccgtcgcgccgcctcgccgtccgtGTGGCTCAGGTACGCCCGCTGGGAGGAGTCCCAGCGCGACATGGCCCGCGCCCGCTCGGTCTTCGAGCGCGCCCTggacgccgccgcgcaccgcgaTCACACCCTGTGGCTCAGCTACGCCGAGTTCGAGATGCGCAACCGCTCCGTCAAGCACGCCCGCAACGTGTGGGATCGCGCGGTGGCCGTCCTCCCGCTCGTCGACCAGCTCTGGTACAAGTACATCCACATGGAAGAACTGCTTGGCGCCGTCGCCAACGCCCGCCAGGTGTTCGAGCGCTGGACCCACTGGGCCCGCGGTACAGCTCAGCGCGCTACCGCGGTTGCCTGGAAATCCTTCGCCAAGTTTGAGCTCCGGCACGGCGAGGTCGCGCGCGCCCGCGACATCTACGAGCGGCTCGTGCGGGAGCAGCCGCGGGCCAGCGACTTTCTCCAGTACGCCAAGTTCGAGGCGCAGCATGGCGAGTTTTGCAAGGCGCGGCAGGTGTATGAGCAAGCTGTTGATGTGTTCGACCCTGAGGACAAGGACGCAGAGTTGCTTCTTCTGTCCTTCGCCAACTTTGAGCAAGCCCACAAAGAGGTGGACCGAGCGCGGGCTATATACAGGTTTGGTTTTGACCGGCTGCCAATGGGCAACACCAAGGAGCTCTACAGCAACTACCTGACGTTTGAGAAGATGTTTGGGGATCAGAACAGCATCGAGGACACACTGATGATGAAGAAGCGGCTTCTGTATGAGGATGAGGTCACCAATAATCCGCTGGATTATGATGGTTGGTTTGACTACATAAGACTAGAGGAGAGCCTGGGTAACAAGGACAAGATCAGGGAGGTTTATGAAAGGGCTGTATCCAATATTCCACCTGCAGAGGAGAAGCGATACTGGAAACGCTATGTATATATTTGGATAATGTGGGCATTATTTGAGGAAATTGATGCAGATGAGCTTGAAAAGGCAAGATCTGTTTACAGCAAGTGTCTCAAGTTAATCCCACACAGGAAATTCACTTTTGCTAAGGTTTGGGTTATGGCTGCCAATTTCGAAATTCGGCAGAAGAATCTCAAGTCTGCCCGGCAGATAATGGGGAATGCGATTGGAATTGCTCCAAAGGGGAAGATCTTTAAGAAGTACATTGAGTTTGAGATGAAATTGGGCAATATTGATCGCTGCAGGATTTTGTATGAGAAGTACATTGCATGGGATCCGGCTAATTGCTATGCCTGGTTGAAATACACTGAAATGGAGAAGAACCTCCGGGAGACTGATCGTGTCCGGTCCATTTTTGGGCTTGCTGTAGCTCAGCCTAGACTGGATACACCAGAGCTTCTATGGAAG GAATACctgaattttgaaaaaaatgagaatGAACTTCGTAGGACAAGGGAACTGTATGAGAGATTGCTTGATAAAACAAAGCATTTGAAAGTTTGGATCAGCTATGCTGATTTTGAAGCTTCAGCTGGCTCGAGTAATGGATGTGAGAAAAGCAGGAATGAGCAGGTCCAAAGGTCCCGAG CTGTGTTTCAAAGGGCGTTTGATTATTTCCAGAACAGTGCATCTGAGTTGCAAGAGGAAGTGTCAATCCTGCTCAAGGAATGGCTTGATAAGGAAGTTAGTTTTGGTGATGTTGGGGATGTCAATTTGGTGCAAAGCAAGACGTTAAGCAAGGTTATGAGGAAAAGACCAATGCCTCCAAAGGAACACTCCAGTGCTAG GTTTGATAAGCTTACTGATGGTTTGGTTGCTGATGAAGTTGGCATGGCACCGAATATAATAAAAGCAGCTTATGAATGGAAGAGGCGCAAGTCAGGTGGTTTTGATACCTCTGTCTGA
- the LOC127771977 gene encoding uncharacterized protein LOC127771977, with amino-acid sequence MVRRAASRSAWVRYARWEESQRDMARARSVFERALDAAAHRDHTLWISYAELEMRNGFANHARNLWDRAVSVLPRVDQLWYKYIHMEELLGAVANARQVFERWTAWLPGTVAWKSFVKFELRYGEVERARGIFERFVREQPRPSAFVQYAKFETKHGEVSMARRVYEQAMEVLDPEDEDAELLLLSFANFEQASKEVDRARAIYKFGFDRLELYSNYLTFEKMFGDHKDIEDTVMTKKRILYEDEVTSNPLDYDSWFDYLRLEESMGNKDRIREIYERAVTNVPPAEEKRYWKRYIYIWIMRAMFEEIDAQNIQRTRAVYRDCLKVIPHKKFTFAKVWLMAAQFEIRQKNLKSARQILGNAIGIAPKGKIFRKYIEFEMQLGNIDRCRILYEKFIEWDPSNCYAWLKYAEMEKSLHETDRVRSIYELAVSQPALDTPELVWTALLQFEMDENDFERTRQLYEELLGRTKHLKVWISYAEFEAGLGDASCQVEQVRRCRAIFQRAFDHFSSATTESEVPRALLEAWLEKETSFGVLGDVASVQHIATKGIKRKRSMAILEAAYNWKMQKVQATNS; translated from the coding sequence ATGgtccgtcgcgccgcctcgcggTCCGCGTGGGTCAGGTACGCCCGCTGGGAGGAGTCCCAGCGCGACATGGCCCGCGCCCGCTCGGTCTTCGAGCGCGCCCTggacgccgccgcgcaccgcgaTCACACCCTGTGGATTAGCTATGCCGAGCTCGAGATGCGGAATGGCTTTGCCAACCACGCCCGGAACCTGTGGGACCGCGCGGTGTCCGTGCTCCCGCGCGTCGACCAGCTCTGGTACAAGTACATCCACATGGAAGAGCTGCTCGGCGCCGTCGCCAACGCCCGCCAGGTGTTCGAGCGCTGGACCGCGTGGCTCCCCGGCACGGTCGCCTGGAAATCCTTCGTCAAATTCGAGCTCCGGTACGGCGAGGTCGAACGCGCCCGCGGCATCTTCGAGCGATTCGTGCGGGAGCAGCCGCGGCCCAGCGCGTTCGTCCAGTACGCCAAGTTCGAGACGAAGCACGGCGAGGTTTCCATGGCGCGCCGGGTGTACGAGCAAGCCATGGAAGTCCTCGACCCCGAGGACGAGGACGCAGAGCTGCTTCTCCTCTCCTTCGCCAACTTTGAGCAAGCCAGCAAAGAGGTGGACCGAGCGCGGGCTATATACAAGTTTGGTTTTGACCGGCTGGAGCTCTACAGCAACTACCTGACGTTTGAGAAGATGTTCGGGGATCATAAGGACATCGAGGACACAGTCATGACGAAGAAGAGGATTTTATACGAGGATGAGGTGACTAGCAATCCGCTGGACTACGATTCTTGGTTCGATTACCTAAGGCTGGAGGAGAGCATGGGTAACAAGGACAGGATCAGGGAGATTTACGAGAGAGCTGTCACCAATGTTCCACCCGCGGAGGAGAAGCGATACTGGAAACGCTACATATATATCTGGATAATGCGTGCAATGTTCGAAGAGATTGACGCACAAAACATTCAACGGACAAGGGCTGTTTACCGGGACTGCCTCAAGGTAATCCCACACAAAAAATTCACGTTTGCTAAGGTTTGGCTCATGGCGGCCCAGTTCGAGATTCGGCAGAAGAATCTCAAGTCAGCTCGGCAGATTCTGGGGAATGCGATTGGTATTGCTCCCAAGGGGAAGATCTTCAGGAAGTACATTGAGTTCGAGATGCAGCTGGGCAACATCGATCGCTGTAGGATTCTGTACGAGAAGTTCATCGAATGGGATCCATCAAATTGCTACGCCTGGTTGAAATACGCTGAGATGGAGAAGAGCCTCCACGAGACCGATCGTGTCAGGTCGATTTATGAGCTCGCGGTTTCTCAGCCAGCACTGGATACACCGGAGCTTGTATGGACGGCGTTGTTGCAGTTTGAAATGGACGAGAACGACTTCGAAAGAACAAGGCAACTCTACGAGGAGTTGCTCGGCAGGACAAAGCATCTCAAGGTCTGGATCAGCTACGCTGAGTTTGAAGCTGGACTGGGCGATGCCAGCTGCCAGGTGGAGCAGGTGCGAAGGTGCAGAGCCATATTCCAGAGGGCGTTTGACCACTTCAGTAGTGCGACTACTGAATCAGAGGTGCCAAGGGCTCTTCTGGAGGCATGGTTGGAGAAGGAAACAAGTTTCGGCGTTCTCGGTGACGTTGCTTCCGTGCAGCACATAGCGACAAAGGGGATTAAAAGAAAGAGGTCTATGGCGATATTGGAAGCTGCTTATAATTGGAAGATGCAGAAAGTGCAGGCAACGAATTCTTAG
- the LOC127772366 gene encoding uncharacterized protein C57A10.07, which produces MNSQGFGPGGSPKSFRYPRADFDLESGIARKGSRKPKNHDHPGLLTSTLMKIRYFYEAHPVAVAFILLSFGLSVLILLSVYETRFRMMRGSSGEVGEYPLPELRNLVMVAGHSVYTSESCGKIDREDSWFLEPYQKHPGQAATFLAHIKEGVGIAARDEKALLLFSGGETRKDAGPRSEAQSYWAIADSKGWFGNDENVRRRALTEEHARDSFENLLFSVCRFRELTGSYPQNITVVSYDFKEERFAQLHRSALGFPEGRFFFLGTPATLTARESAVKGEAAVRSQFQEDPYGCLGSLHMKRLKRDPFHRAIPYPNGCPELKGLFSYCGLVPYPGQLPWTQ; this is translated from the exons ATGAACAGCCAGGGATTCGGTCCGGGCGGGAGCCCCAAGTCGTTCCGCTACCCTAGGGCGGACTTCGATCTCGAGTCCGGGATCGCCCGCAAGGGCTCACGCAAGCCCAAGAACCACGACCACCCCGGTTTGCTCACCTCCACGCTGATGAAGATCCGGTACTTCTACGAGGCGCACCCCGTCGCGGTCGCCTTCATCCTGCTGTCCTTCGGTCTGAGCGTGCTGATCCTCCTGTCGGTGTACGAGACCCGGTTCAGGATGATGAGGGGTTCTTCGGGTGAGGTCGGGGAGTATCCGCTCCCGGAGCTCCGCAACCTTGTGATGGTGGCCGGGCATTCGGTTTACACGAGCGAGAGCTGCGGGAAGATTGATCGCGAGGACTCTTGGTTCTTGGAGCCGTACCAGAAGCACCCCGGTCAGGCGGCCACGTTCTTGGCGCATATCAAGGAAGGCGTGGGTATCGCGGCGAGGGATGAGAAGGCGCTTCTGCTGTTCAGCGGCGGGGAGACGAGGAAAGATGCAGGGCCGAGGAGCGAGGCTCAGAGCTACTGGGCTATTGCGGATTCGAAAGGCTGGTTTG GAAATGATGAAAATGTAAGGAGACGGGCACTCACCGAGGAGCATGCACGTGATAGTTTTGAAAACCTCCTATTTAGCGTTTGCCGTTTTAGAGAACTCACTGGAAGTTACCCGCAAAATATAACT GTTGTAAGCTATGATTTTAAGGAGGAAAGGTTTGCGCAATTGCACAGATCTGCTCTTGGATTCCCTGAAGGGAGATTCTTCTTCTTAGGTACCCCTGCTACACTGACCGCAAGGGAGTCTGCTGTCAAGGGTGAAGCCGCTGTTAGATCTCAGTTCCAGGAAGATCCTTATGGATGCTTAGGTTCTCTTCATATGAAGAGGCTTAAGAGGGATCCATTTCACCGTGCCATTCCATATCCGAATGGTTGCCCTGAGCTGAAGGGTCTGTTCTCATACTGTGGTCTGGTGCCTTACCCTGGGCAGCTTCCTTGGACCCAATAG